In Kitasatospora gansuensis, a genomic segment contains:
- a CDS encoding dolichyl-phosphate-mannose--protein mannosyltransferase, whose product MTQAVVGGTVVEEEVRPRPWVVRHGGWLGPLAVALFAGLLRFWNLGYPNALVFDETYYPKDAWSLLQQGYEGTWPDNANEQILAVPQVIPLSSAPEFVAHPPVGKWVISLGEWAYGLHPFGWRVMVALLGTVTVLMVARIGRRLFGSTLLGCVAGLLLAVDGLQLVMSRVGLLDGVLMFFVLGAFGCLLVDRDHARGLLAAARAEGGRAGDQLKLGLRPWRPAAGLLLGLACATKWNGAPVLAAFGLLTVLWDQAGRRWAGAYRPWRSMLRRDALPAFLSLVGVAVVVYPLSWAGWFLTGGGYDRQWADDRSGAMSWVPAPLRSLWHYQVQMYDFNTGLSTPHKYQSEAWSWLVQGRPVSMYWEQVPNGQRGCTAPDGCGSQILALGTPLLWWTACFALLYVLWRWFFRRDWRSGAVLCAVAGIYLPWFRYQDRTTFSFYMVVLVPFLCLAVAQMLGAMLGPPGCSAERRRWGAVGAGLIVLAIVGCFAFFYPLYTAEVIPMSSWQDRMWFTSWI is encoded by the coding sequence ATGACGCAAGCGGTGGTGGGCGGGACCGTCGTCGAAGAAGAGGTGCGGCCCCGGCCGTGGGTGGTCCGGCATGGCGGCTGGCTCGGGCCGCTGGCGGTCGCGCTGTTCGCGGGGCTGCTGCGGTTCTGGAACCTGGGCTACCCGAACGCCCTCGTCTTCGACGAGACGTACTACCCCAAGGACGCCTGGTCGCTGCTCCAGCAGGGCTACGAGGGGACCTGGCCGGACAACGCCAACGAGCAGATCCTGGCCGTGCCGCAGGTGATCCCGCTCAGCTCCGCCCCCGAGTTCGTGGCGCACCCGCCGGTCGGCAAGTGGGTCATCTCGCTGGGCGAGTGGGCGTACGGGCTGCACCCGTTCGGCTGGCGGGTGATGGTCGCGCTGCTGGGCACCGTGACGGTGCTGATGGTGGCCAGGATCGGGCGGCGGCTGTTCGGCTCGACGCTGCTGGGCTGCGTGGCCGGGCTGCTGCTGGCGGTGGACGGGCTGCAGCTGGTGATGAGCCGGGTCGGGCTGCTCGACGGCGTGCTGATGTTCTTCGTGCTCGGCGCCTTCGGCTGCCTGCTGGTGGACCGCGACCACGCCCGGGGCCTGCTGGCGGCCGCCCGGGCGGAGGGCGGCCGGGCCGGTGACCAGCTCAAGCTTGGCCTGCGCCCCTGGCGACCGGCGGCCGGGCTGCTGCTCGGCCTGGCCTGTGCGACCAAGTGGAACGGCGCGCCGGTGCTGGCCGCCTTCGGCCTGCTGACCGTGCTCTGGGACCAGGCAGGACGCCGCTGGGCCGGCGCGTACCGGCCCTGGCGGAGCATGCTGCGGCGGGACGCGCTGCCCGCCTTCCTCTCGCTGGTCGGCGTCGCGGTGGTGGTCTACCCGCTCAGCTGGGCCGGCTGGTTCCTCACCGGCGGCGGCTACGACCGGCAGTGGGCCGACGACCGGTCCGGCGCGATGAGCTGGGTGCCCGCGCCGCTGCGCAGCTTGTGGCACTACCAGGTGCAGATGTACGACTTCAACACCGGCCTGTCCACCCCGCACAAGTACCAGTCCGAAGCCTGGAGTTGGCTGGTCCAGGGACGTCCGGTCAGCATGTACTGGGAGCAGGTGCCGAACGGTCAGCGGGGCTGTACCGCCCCGGACGGCTGCGGCTCGCAGATCCTCGCGCTCGGTACGCCGCTGCTCTGGTGGACCGCCTGCTTCGCGCTGCTGTACGTGCTCTGGCGGTGGTTCTTCCGGCGGGACTGGCGCTCGGGCGCGGTGCTCTGCGCGGTGGCCGGGATCTACCTGCCCTGGTTCCGCTACCAGGACCGGACCACCTTCTCGTTCTACATGGTGGTGCTGGTGCCGTTCCTCTGTCTGGCGGTGGCCCAGATGCTCGGGGCGATGCTCGGCCCGCCCGGCTGCTCGGCCGAGCGGCGCCGGTGGGGCGCGGTGGGCGCGGGGCTGATCGTGCTGGCGATCGTCGGCTGCTTCGCGTTCTTCTACCCGTTGTACACGGCGGAGGTGATCCCGATGTCGTCCTGGCAGGACCGGATGTGGTTCACCAGCTGGATCTGA
- a CDS encoding ABC transporter permease: MAAQQLLPVGPGLWAATALLLAAGAAVAGWGLLGHGWAVLRAGARAAVQLAVVALVIAWVVGSMWTSALFVLVMFAVAVRTAGRRMTAGPGWWWAAVPIGAGVLPVLALLAGSRLLPWQGLSVIPVAGILIGGALTATSLSGRRALDELRQRRGEVEAALALGLEERDARLEICRTAAATSLVPALDQTRTVGLVTLPGAFVGMLLGGASPVEAGAVQLFVLVALLLVEAVAVLLVLELVGRGAVAG; encoded by the coding sequence ATGGCCGCTCAGCAACTGCTGCCGGTCGGCCCCGGGCTGTGGGCGGCGACCGCGCTGCTGCTGGCGGCCGGGGCGGCGGTGGCCGGGTGGGGGCTGCTCGGGCACGGCTGGGCGGTGCTGCGGGCGGGGGCGCGGGCGGCCGTCCAGCTCGCGGTGGTCGCGCTGGTGATCGCCTGGGTGGTCGGGTCGATGTGGACCTCGGCGCTGTTCGTGCTGGTGATGTTCGCGGTCGCGGTCCGGACGGCCGGGCGGCGGATGACCGCCGGGCCCGGCTGGTGGTGGGCGGCGGTGCCGATCGGGGCCGGGGTGCTGCCGGTGCTGGCCCTGCTGGCCGGCTCCCGGCTGCTGCCCTGGCAGGGGCTGTCGGTGATCCCGGTCGCGGGCATCCTGATCGGCGGGGCACTGACCGCCACCTCGCTGTCCGGACGGCGGGCGCTGGACGAGCTGCGGCAGCGCCGGGGCGAGGTGGAGGCCGCGCTCGCGCTCGGCCTGGAGGAGCGCGACGCCCGGCTGGAGATCTGCCGGACGGCCGCCGCCACCTCGCTGGTGCCGGCCCTGGACCAGACCAGGACGGTGGGCCTGGTCACGCTGCCCGGGGCGTTCGTCGGCATGCTGCTGGGCGGGGCGAGCCCGGTGGAGGCCGGGGCGGTGCAGCTGTTCGTGCTGGTCGCGCTGCTGCTGGTGGAGGCGGTGGCGGTACTGCTGGTGCTCGAGCTGGTCGGCCGTGGCGCGGTCGCCGGGTAG
- a CDS encoding TMEM165/GDT1 family protein yields the protein MSLTIAAITFGIVFLAELPDKTALASLVLGTRYKASYVFAGIAAAFALQVGLALAAGSLLALLPQRAVEGVTGVLFLAGAVMLLWPKGDEEEDGEAKEPSSGSFWKVAGASFLVVAVAEFGDLTQIMTANLAAKYADPLSVGIGAWLALCAVSGIAILGGQKLLQYVPMKVIVRVAASIMLLMAGFSLFKAATG from the coding sequence ATGAGTCTGACCATTGCCGCGATTACCTTCGGCATCGTCTTCCTGGCCGAACTGCCGGACAAGACCGCGCTGGCCAGCCTGGTGCTCGGCACCCGGTACAAGGCGAGCTACGTCTTCGCCGGGATCGCCGCCGCCTTCGCCCTGCAGGTCGGCCTGGCGCTGGCGGCCGGCAGCCTGCTGGCGCTGCTGCCGCAGCGCGCGGTGGAGGGGGTCACCGGTGTGCTGTTCCTGGCGGGCGCGGTGATGCTGCTCTGGCCCAAGGGCGACGAGGAGGAGGACGGCGAGGCCAAGGAGCCGTCCTCGGGCAGCTTCTGGAAGGTCGCGGGCGCCAGCTTCCTGGTGGTCGCGGTGGCCGAGTTCGGCGACCTGACCCAGATCATGACGGCCAACCTGGCGGCCAAGTACGCCGACCCGCTCTCGGTCGGCATCGGCGCCTGGCTGGCGCTCTGCGCGGTGAGCGGGATCGCCATCCTGGGCGGGCAGAAGCTGCTGCAGTACGTGCCGATGAAGGTGATCGTGCGGGTGGCGGCGAGCATCATGCTGCTGATGGCGGGCTTCAGCCTGTTCAAGGCGGCCACCGGCTGA
- a CDS encoding protein kinase family protein translates to MTPRQDRLAAHHRVAGHLARLSDHRLAALLDAAAPLGSGIGGVTSLLEIEGAQVFVKRVPLTALEQRPEHLRSTANLFDLPSHYQYGVGSAGFGAWRELAVHELTTGWVLDGAQQSFPLLHHARVLPAEPPPAEGLVGFLGGLDGAVAYWGGSAAIGERLRAILAADAAVVLFLEYVPHTLGSWLAEQDTGAVPWVAGQLADTTAFLRDRGLVHFDAHFRNVLTDGHRLYFTDFGLALGESFELTRTEREFLDRHRGYDAAYTVAHLLTQYLPAGLAADWADGRRPAGTAPELAALLDRHAGTAVRMRGFLDRLRTDKSTPYPLD, encoded by the coding sequence ATGACACCGCGTCAGGACCGTCTCGCCGCCCACCACCGGGTCGCCGGCCACCTCGCCCGGTTGAGCGACCACCGGCTGGCCGCACTGCTCGACGCGGCGGCCCCGCTCGGCTCCGGGATCGGCGGCGTGACCTCCCTGCTGGAGATCGAGGGCGCCCAGGTCTTCGTCAAGCGGGTCCCGCTGACCGCCCTGGAACAGCGCCCCGAGCACCTGCGCTCCACCGCCAACCTGTTCGACCTGCCCTCGCACTACCAGTACGGCGTCGGCTCGGCCGGGTTCGGCGCCTGGCGCGAGCTGGCGGTGCACGAGCTGACCACCGGCTGGGTGCTCGACGGCGCGCAGCAGAGCTTCCCACTGCTCCACCACGCCCGGGTGCTGCCCGCCGAACCGCCGCCCGCCGAGGGCCTGGTCGGCTTCCTCGGCGGGCTGGACGGCGCGGTCGCGTACTGGGGCGGCTCGGCCGCGATCGGCGAGCGGCTCCGCGCGATCCTGGCCGCCGACGCGGCCGTCGTGCTCTTCCTGGAGTACGTCCCGCACACCCTGGGCAGCTGGCTGGCCGAGCAGGACACCGGTGCCGTCCCGTGGGTGGCCGGTCAACTGGCCGACACCACGGCCTTCCTGCGGGACCGGGGCCTGGTCCACTTCGACGCGCACTTCCGCAACGTGCTGACGGACGGTCACCGCCTGTACTTCACCGACTTCGGTCTCGCCCTCGGTGAGAGCTTCGAACTCACCCGCACCGAGCGGGAGTTCCTCGACCGCCACCGGGGCTACGACGCGGCGTACACGGTGGCCCACCTGCTCACCCAGTACCTCCCGGCGGGCCTGGCAGCCGATTGGGCCGACGGGCGGCGCCCGGCCGGCACCGCGCCGGAGCTGGCCGCCCTGCTGGACCGGCACGCCGGGACCGCCGTCCGGATGCGGGGCTTCCTCGACCGCCTGCGGACCGACAAGTCCACCCCTTACCCACTCGACTGA
- a CDS encoding peptidoglycan-binding domain-containing protein, whose protein sequence is MPGAHCPVCGTVVDADGCPSCGPSDATAVLPAIDSPELVRPYVSAPAPTDPFATHTVPPDGFATQLMPPVPPPPVGPPPAPPLPPQTVPSLQLIPTPPQWTPEPAPTQAPTPDLGVFGFRPAPGEPAPGGRAERRVQQQVSAGRRRTVIIAAGLGVAAIGAGLALVLSPGDDGGDHDLAQPLPVGNYQPTSSPPAVAVVQSPPPSDTPTPSASRSSAKPKPSPSASSALPTPTPTPSPTPTPSATPTTAAPTPTGPRTLKKDMQGADVKDMQSRIADVLFWKYNSSLATGDFDSRTEKAVRDFQNYYGSARLDDPPGVYGPSTRRALEEMTD, encoded by the coding sequence ATGCCGGGAGCGCACTGCCCCGTCTGCGGCACCGTCGTCGACGCCGACGGCTGTCCCTCCTGTGGCCCCTCGGACGCCACCGCCGTCCTGCCCGCGATCGACTCCCCCGAGCTGGTCCGCCCGTACGTGAGCGCCCCCGCGCCCACCGACCCGTTCGCCACCCACACGGTGCCCCCGGACGGCTTCGCCACCCAGCTGATGCCACCCGTCCCGCCGCCCCCGGTCGGACCGCCGCCCGCACCGCCGCTGCCGCCGCAGACCGTGCCCAGCCTGCAGCTGATACCCACCCCGCCGCAGTGGACCCCCGAGCCGGCCCCGACCCAGGCTCCGACGCCGGACCTCGGCGTCTTCGGCTTCCGCCCCGCCCCCGGTGAACCGGCCCCCGGCGGCCGGGCCGAGCGACGGGTGCAGCAGCAGGTCTCGGCCGGGCGCCGACGGACCGTCATCATCGCGGCCGGACTGGGCGTCGCCGCGATCGGCGCGGGCCTGGCCCTGGTGCTCTCCCCCGGTGACGACGGGGGCGACCACGACCTGGCGCAGCCCCTCCCGGTCGGCAACTACCAGCCCACCAGCTCGCCCCCGGCCGTGGCCGTCGTGCAGTCCCCGCCGCCCTCGGACACCCCCACCCCGTCCGCGAGCCGCAGCAGCGCCAAGCCGAAGCCCAGCCCCTCGGCGAGCTCCGCCCTGCCCACGCCCACTCCCACCCCGTCGCCCACCCCGACCCCGTCGGCCACCCCGACCACCGCGGCTCCGACACCGACCGGGCCCCGGACCCTCAAGAAGGACATGCAGGGCGCCGACGTCAAGGACATGCAGAGCCGGATCGCCGACGTGCTGTTCTGGAAGTACAACTCCTCACTGGCCACCGGGGACTTCGACAGCAGGACCGAGAAGGCCGTCCGTGACTTCCAGAACTACTACGGCAGCGCCCGGCTCGACGACCCGCCAGGCGTCTACGGCCCCAGCACCCGCCGGGCCCTCGAAGAGATGACCGACTGA
- a CDS encoding MFS transporter — protein MAEAAAPEDVQEQQPPEVTVHKLWVPIGALLLAMLLAALDQTIVSTALPTIVSDLGGMEHLSWVVTAYMLASTAATPLWGKLGDMYGRKRLFQTSIVIFLVGSALCGLSQNMGELIAFRALQGLGGGGLMVLSQAIVGDLVAPRERGKYQGLFGAVFGVTSVLGPLLGGVFVDNLSWRWVFYVNLPIGAVALAVIAAVLHGSEVKREHTIDYLGTLLIASVATCLVLMTSLGGVTWPWGSWQVIGLGVLGVLLLGWFIAVERRAAEPVLPLKLFGSRTFSLVAVISFVVGFAMFGALTYLPTFLQVVMQVSPTMSGIHMLPMVLGMLFTSIGSGQIVARTGHYRVFPIAGTAVTAVGLLLLSRLTEHSSTTEMSLYFLVFGLGLGLVMQVLVLIVQNSVGYQDLGVATAGATFFRSIGASFGVSIFGTIFASGLNRRLAEDLVGADLPAGFRPDSIAQDPRSISTLPPSAQAGIYHAYAESITQVFLYAVPIVVIAFVLSLFLREQKLRSTVTAPDLSESIGLNPVERSSLDEIARALAVLGSRDARRDLFRRITAEAGLDLLPASSWLILQMQRHGSVEPAELAEHRIVPIAVIEAAVREVEGRGLAVRNGLPLRLTEPGAEVAVRLVAARRAQLAQLLGDYDEEQFGELADLLTRLSSQLGGDRPDRTGPEQPQRGEGRTY, from the coding sequence ATGGCGGAGGCCGCCGCGCCGGAGGACGTCCAGGAGCAGCAGCCTCCGGAAGTGACGGTCCACAAGCTCTGGGTCCCGATCGGCGCCCTGCTGCTGGCGATGCTGCTGGCCGCGCTCGACCAGACCATCGTCTCCACCGCGCTGCCCACCATCGTGAGCGACCTCGGCGGCATGGAGCACCTGTCCTGGGTGGTCACCGCGTACATGCTGGCCTCCACGGCGGCCACCCCGCTCTGGGGCAAGCTGGGCGACATGTACGGCCGCAAGCGGCTGTTCCAGACCTCCATCGTGATCTTCCTGGTCGGCTCCGCGCTCTGCGGACTCTCGCAGAACATGGGGGAGTTGATCGCCTTCCGGGCCCTCCAGGGCCTCGGCGGCGGCGGCCTGATGGTGCTCTCGCAGGCGATCGTCGGCGACCTGGTGGCGCCCCGGGAGCGGGGCAAGTACCAGGGGCTGTTCGGCGCCGTCTTCGGGGTCACCAGCGTGCTCGGGCCGCTGCTCGGCGGCGTCTTCGTGGACAACCTGAGCTGGCGCTGGGTGTTCTACGTCAACCTGCCGATCGGGGCCGTCGCGCTGGCGGTGATCGCGGCGGTGCTGCACGGCAGCGAGGTCAAGCGCGAGCACACCATCGACTACCTGGGCACCCTGCTGATCGCCTCGGTGGCCACCTGTCTGGTGCTGATGACCTCGCTCGGCGGGGTGACCTGGCCGTGGGGCTCCTGGCAGGTCATCGGGCTCGGGGTGCTGGGCGTCCTGCTGCTGGGCTGGTTCATCGCGGTGGAGCGCAGGGCGGCCGAACCGGTGCTGCCGCTCAAGCTGTTTGGCTCCAGGACCTTCAGCCTGGTCGCGGTGATCTCCTTCGTGGTCGGCTTCGCGATGTTCGGCGCGCTGACCTACCTGCCGACCTTCCTCCAGGTGGTCATGCAGGTCTCGCCGACCATGTCCGGCATCCACATGCTGCCGATGGTGCTCGGCATGCTGTTCACCTCGATCGGCTCCGGCCAGATCGTCGCCAGGACCGGCCACTACCGGGTCTTCCCGATCGCGGGCACCGCCGTCACCGCCGTCGGCCTGCTGCTGCTCTCCCGGCTGACCGAGCACAGCTCCACCACCGAGATGAGCCTCTACTTCCTGGTCTTCGGGCTCGGGCTGGGGCTGGTGATGCAGGTGCTGGTGCTGATCGTGCAGAACTCGGTCGGGTACCAGGACCTCGGCGTGGCCACCGCCGGGGCCACCTTCTTCCGTTCGATCGGCGCCTCCTTCGGCGTCTCGATCTTCGGCACCATCTTCGCGAGCGGCCTCAACCGCCGGCTCGCCGAGGATCTGGTGGGGGCCGACCTCCCGGCCGGCTTCCGGCCCGACAGCATCGCCCAGGACCCCCGCTCGATCAGTACTCTGCCGCCGTCCGCCCAGGCCGGGATCTACCACGCGTACGCGGAGTCGATCACCCAGGTGTTCCTGTACGCGGTGCCGATCGTGGTGATCGCCTTCGTGCTCTCGCTCTTCCTGCGCGAGCAGAAGCTCCGCTCCACCGTCACCGCCCCCGACCTCAGTGAGTCGATCGGCCTCAACCCGGTGGAGCGCTCCTCGCTGGACGAGATCGCCCGCGCGCTCGCGGTGCTCGGCTCCCGGGACGCCCGCCGCGACCTGTTCCGCCGGATCACCGCCGAGGCCGGGCTCGACCTGCTGCCCGCCTCCAGCTGGCTGATCCTGCAGATGCAACGGCACGGCAGCGTCGAGCCCGCCGAACTGGCCGAGCACCGGATCGTCCCGATCGCGGTGATCGAGGCGGCCGTCCGGGAGGTGGAGGGCCGGGGGCTGGCGGTCCGCAACGGCCTGCCGCTGCGCCTCACCGAACCGGGCGCCGAGGTGGCCGTCCGACTGGTCGCCGCCCGGCGGGCCCAACTCGCCCAGCTGCTGGGCGACTACGACGAGGAGCAGTTCGGCGAACTGGCCGACCTGCTCACCCGCCTCAGCTCGCAGCTGGGCGGCGACCGCCCCGACCGGACCGGCCCCGAACAGCCCCAGCGCGGTGAGGGACGGACGTACTGA
- a CDS encoding helix-turn-helix domain-containing protein has product MTADESATATGLAGRIERLFRTVRRPDREPYSNEEVARACREATGESFSTTYLWQLRTGRRDNPTKRHLEALARFFQVPPAYFFEDGQSERIAEELVLLGALRDAGVRDVALRAVTLSPEGLGTISDMIEAIARREAGPRRTE; this is encoded by the coding sequence GTGACGGCGGACGAGTCGGCAACGGCCACCGGCCTGGCGGGCCGGATCGAGCGGCTCTTCCGGACGGTCCGCCGGCCCGACCGGGAGCCGTACAGCAACGAGGAGGTCGCCCGGGCCTGCCGGGAGGCGACCGGCGAGAGCTTCTCGACCACCTACCTCTGGCAGCTGCGCACCGGGCGGCGGGACAACCCGACCAAGCGTCACCTCGAAGCCCTGGCCCGGTTCTTCCAGGTCCCGCCCGCCTACTTCTTCGAGGACGGGCAGAGCGAGCGGATCGCCGAGGAGCTGGTGCTGCTCGGGGCGCTCCGGGACGCCGGGGTCCGGGACGTCGCGCTGCGCGCCGTGACCCTCTCCCCCGAAGGGCTCGGCACGATCAGCGACATGATCGAGGCCATCGCCCGCCGCGAGGCCGGGCCCCGGCGCACCGAATGA
- a CDS encoding GNAT family N-acetyltransferase, producing MSAITVVTDRSEWRDGFEQRVLAAYRAAGCSEPLALALLERALKGIEDWTVATDGTGWIAVGVSEEKGTTVGRIHDLTVPQGRAWAERWCAEQGARRVEVRRTGGPGPFADYAVLGQNRIRTAAERPELPPELTVRRLTEQEYPAWYASEEAEYIADIVRAGALTPEQAKLKSDQDMARYLPEGFLTPGHAFYAMEAGGELIGTGWVNHGFLPGVTFGFSLLVHEEHRGKGYGRAAMTVGEWATRQGGDEAMMFNVFGGNEVAMNLYDSTGFAVLDEFRFLELP from the coding sequence ATGAGCGCGATAACGGTGGTGACCGACCGGAGCGAGTGGCGGGACGGCTTCGAGCAGCGGGTGCTGGCCGCGTACCGGGCGGCAGGGTGCTCGGAGCCGCTGGCCCTGGCGCTGCTGGAGCGGGCGCTGAAGGGGATCGAGGACTGGACGGTGGCCACCGACGGCACCGGGTGGATCGCGGTCGGGGTGAGCGAGGAGAAGGGCACGACCGTCGGCCGGATCCACGACCTGACGGTGCCGCAGGGACGGGCGTGGGCCGAGCGCTGGTGCGCCGAGCAGGGCGCACGGCGGGTGGAGGTCCGGCGCACCGGCGGCCCGGGGCCGTTCGCCGACTACGCCGTCCTGGGCCAGAACCGGATCCGCACGGCGGCCGAGCGGCCCGAGCTGCCGCCGGAGCTGACGGTCCGCCGGCTGACCGAGCAGGAGTACCCCGCCTGGTACGCCAGCGAGGAGGCCGAGTACATCGCCGACATCGTCCGGGCCGGTGCGCTCACCCCGGAGCAGGCCAAACTGAAGTCCGACCAGGACATGGCCCGCTACCTCCCGGAGGGCTTCCTGACCCCGGGTCACGCCTTCTACGCGATGGAGGCCGGCGGCGAGCTGATCGGCACCGGCTGGGTCAACCACGGCTTCCTGCCGGGCGTCACCTTCGGCTTCTCCCTGCTGGTGCACGAGGAGCACCGCGGCAAGGGCTACGGCCGGGCCGCGATGACCGTCGGCGAGTGGGCCACCCGGCAGGGCGGCGACGAGGCGATGATGTTCAACGTCTTCGGCGGCAACGAGGTCGCGATGAACCTGTACGACAGCACCGGCTTCGCCGTCCTGGACGAGTTCCGCTTCCTCGAGCTCCCTTAG
- a CDS encoding antibiotic biosynthesis monooxygenase family protein — protein MASVVKINVLTVPTEMRETLEQRFASRAGAVEGSDGFEWFELLRPVEGTDQYLVYTRWASEEHFKAWMEGPMQAAHRQGPPSAEGGQPKPAASGSTLWSFEVVQSTGPKQG, from the coding sequence ATGGCCAGTGTCGTGAAGATCAACGTGTTGACGGTGCCCACCGAGATGCGGGAGACCCTGGAGCAGCGGTTCGCCTCCCGGGCCGGGGCGGTGGAGGGGTCGGACGGGTTCGAGTGGTTCGAGCTGCTCCGGCCGGTGGAGGGGACGGACCAGTACCTCGTCTACACCCGGTGGGCCAGCGAGGAGCACTTCAAGGCCTGGATGGAGGGGCCGATGCAGGCCGCGCACCGTCAGGGGCCGCCGAGCGCCGAGGGCGGACAGCCGAAGCCGGCCGCCTCCGGGTCGACGCTGTGGTCCTTCGAGGTGGTGCAGTCGACCGGCCCGAAGCAGGGCTGA
- a CDS encoding ECF transporter S component, producing the protein MKGPGVKGPGVKALTRPVPLGLRSIVLLLLITAIGAVAFGWPLLADPSSALAGHSTDAPWLFALLMPLLLGVVIAQISEGRSDGGAGLDAKSVALLGVLAAAGAALRPLGAGTAGLEPMFFLMVLAGRVLGPGFGFVLGSVTMFASALLTGGIGPWLPFQMLSMGWVCLGAGLLPGPARLRGRGELLLLAGYGALASVAYGTVMNLQFWPYLGVGLPPGLSFDAGADLGTNLGHFLAYCLATSLGWDLPRAVLTAVLCLTVGGPILRALRRSVRRAAFDAPVTFKDA; encoded by the coding sequence GTGAAGGGACCCGGCGTGAAGGGACCCGGCGTGAAGGCGCTCACGCGGCCGGTGCCGCTCGGCCTGCGCTCGATCGTCCTCCTCCTGCTGATCACCGCGATCGGCGCGGTCGCCTTCGGCTGGCCACTGCTCGCCGACCCGTCCTCGGCACTGGCCGGGCACTCCACCGACGCGCCCTGGCTGTTCGCGCTGCTGATGCCGCTGCTGCTCGGTGTGGTCATCGCCCAGATCTCCGAAGGGCGTTCGGACGGCGGCGCCGGTCTGGACGCCAAGTCGGTGGCGCTGCTCGGCGTACTGGCGGCCGCCGGGGCGGCGCTGCGCCCGCTCGGCGCGGGGACGGCCGGGCTGGAGCCGATGTTCTTCCTGATGGTGCTGGCCGGGCGAGTGCTCGGCCCGGGCTTCGGCTTCGTGCTCGGCTCGGTCACCATGTTCGCCTCCGCCCTGCTGACCGGCGGGATCGGGCCCTGGCTGCCGTTCCAGATGCTCAGCATGGGCTGGGTCTGCCTCGGCGCCGGTCTGCTGCCCGGCCCGGCCCGGCTGCGCGGCCGGGGCGAGCTCCTGCTGCTGGCGGGCTACGGCGCCCTCGCCTCGGTCGCGTACGGCACCGTGATGAACCTTCAGTTCTGGCCCTACCTCGGCGTCGGCCTGCCCCCGGGGCTCTCCTTCGACGCCGGCGCCGACCTCGGCACCAACCTGGGCCACTTCCTGGCCTACTGCCTGGCCACCTCGCTCGGCTGGGACCTCCCCCGGGCCGTACTGACCGCCGTGCTCTGCCTCACCGTCGGCGGCCCGATCCTGCGCGCCCTGCGCCGCTCGGTCCGCCGCGCGGCCTTCGACGCCCCGGTCACCTTCAAGGACGCCTGA